A genomic segment from Alistipes senegalensis JC50 encodes:
- a CDS encoding anthranilate synthase component I family protein, translated as MYRFTTATKKLLGDLHTPVSLYLKLRDVYPQSALLESSDYHGGENSLSFIAFRPVARIGVNNGEALLEYPDGRSAAKPLSETCAAADALKEFLNEFRVDGDGSELCGLFGYTAFDAVRYFENIPVREFHHRDSDAPDICYILYKFLLVFDHFKNELSIVELCADGERDHIREVETLIEDRNFASYNFRTVGERRSNLTDETYREMVREGVRHCLRGDVFQIVLSRRFEQPFQGDDFKVYRALRSINPSPYLFYFDFGGFRIFGSSPETHCKVENGRATIDPIAGTAFRSGNSALDRERTERLLADPKENAEHVMLVDLARNDLSRNAHGVRVDFYRDVQYYSHVIHLVSRVSGEIDADSDSVRTFIDTFPAGTLSGAPKVRAMQLISEIEPDNRGVYGGCIGFIGLDGDLNQAIAIRTFVSRNNTLYYQAGAGIVSKSDPERELQEVSNKLGALDKAIREAGKLIN; from the coding sequence ATGTACCGATTTACCACGGCAACCAAAAAACTCCTCGGAGACCTGCATACGCCGGTCAGCCTCTACCTCAAACTCCGGGATGTCTATCCGCAGTCGGCGCTGCTCGAAAGTTCCGACTACCACGGCGGTGAGAACAGCCTTTCGTTCATCGCCTTCCGCCCCGTCGCCCGCATCGGCGTGAACAACGGCGAGGCGCTTCTGGAATACCCCGACGGCCGGAGCGCTGCGAAGCCCCTCAGCGAAACCTGTGCGGCGGCGGACGCGCTGAAAGAATTTCTGAACGAATTCCGCGTTGACGGCGACGGGAGCGAGCTTTGCGGCCTCTTCGGCTATACGGCGTTCGACGCGGTGCGCTATTTCGAGAACATCCCCGTCCGGGAGTTTCACCACCGCGATTCCGACGCCCCCGACATCTGCTACATCCTCTACAAGTTCCTGCTGGTCTTCGACCACTTCAAGAACGAACTGTCGATCGTCGAGCTGTGCGCCGACGGCGAGCGGGACCATATCCGCGAGGTCGAGACGCTGATTGAGGACCGCAATTTCGCTTCGTACAACTTCCGCACGGTCGGCGAGCGCCGTTCGAACCTCACCGACGAGACCTACCGGGAGATGGTCCGCGAGGGCGTGCGCCACTGCCTGCGCGGCGACGTGTTCCAGATCGTGCTGAGCCGCCGCTTCGAACAGCCGTTTCAGGGCGACGATTTCAAGGTCTACCGCGCGCTGCGGAGCATCAATCCCTCGCCCTACCTCTTCTATTTCGATTTCGGGGGCTTCCGCATCTTCGGCTCCTCGCCCGAGACGCACTGCAAGGTCGAGAACGGCCGCGCCACGATCGACCCCATCGCGGGCACGGCTTTCCGCTCCGGAAACTCGGCGCTGGACCGCGAGCGGACCGAACGGCTTCTGGCTGACCCCAAGGAGAACGCCGAGCACGTCATGCTGGTCGATCTGGCGCGCAATGACCTGAGCCGCAATGCCCACGGCGTGAGGGTGGACTTTTACCGCGACGTGCAGTATTACAGCCATGTCATCCACCTCGTTTCGCGTGTCAGCGGGGAGATCGACGCCGACAGCGATTCGGTCCGCACCTTCATCGACACCTTCCCGGCCGGAACGCTGAGCGGCGCCCCCAAGGTGCGGGCCATGCAGCTCATCTCGGAGATCGAGCCCGACAACCGCGGCGTCTACGGCGGGTGCATCGGCTTCATCGGGCTCGACGGCGATCTCAACCAGGCCATCGCCATCCGCACGTTCGTCAGCCGCAACAACACCCTTTACTATCAGGCCGGGGCGGGCATCGTCTCGAAGAGCGACCCCGAACGCGAATTGCAGGAGGTGTCGAACAAGCTCGGCGCGCTGGACAAGGCCATCCGCGAGGCCGGGAAACTGATCAATTAA
- a CDS encoding anthranilate synthase component II: protein MKCLLFDNYDSFTYNLRHMLLELGLEVDVRRNDRIALDEVAAYDRIVLSPGPGIPSEAGLLLPLIRRYAASKPILGICLGEQAIGEAFGARLENLAEVHHGVCSDIRVVADDPLFDGLGTGFRAGRYHSWVVSAEGLPDCLEVTATDRSGLIMGLRHKTCNLRGIQFHPESVLTPQGKTILANWITKCNR, encoded by the coding sequence ATGAAATGTCTGCTTTTCGATAATTACGATTCGTTCACCTACAACCTGCGGCACATGCTGCTCGAACTGGGGCTCGAAGTCGATGTGCGCCGCAACGACCGCATCGCGCTGGACGAGGTCGCCGCCTACGACCGCATCGTGCTCTCGCCCGGTCCGGGCATCCCTTCCGAAGCGGGGCTGCTGCTGCCGCTGATCCGGCGTTACGCCGCCTCCAAACCCATTTTGGGCATCTGTCTCGGCGAACAGGCCATCGGCGAGGCGTTCGGCGCCAGGCTGGAAAACCTTGCCGAAGTCCATCACGGCGTCTGCTCGGACATCCGCGTCGTGGCCGACGATCCGCTCTTCGACGGGTTGGGGACGGGGTTCCGCGCCGGACGCTACCATTCGTGGGTGGTTTCGGCCGAGGGGCTTCCCGACTGTCTGGAAGTCACGGCCACCGACCGCAGCGGCCTGATCATGGGCCTGCGCCACAAAACCTGCAACCTGCGGGGCATCCAGTTCCACCCCGAATCGGTCCTCACGCCGCAGGGCAAGACGATCCTTGCGAACTGGATCACGAAATGCAACCGTTAA
- the trpD gene encoding anthranilate phosphoribosyltransferase has protein sequence MKDLLYRLFEHQYMDRSEGQQVLAGIAAGKYNPEQVSALITVFLMRSISVEELAGFRDTLLEMRRPADLSDYGPIDIVGTGGDGKNTFNISTAASFVVAGAGYNVVKHGNYGATSVSGASNVIERHGVRFTDDPDRLRASLDACRIAYLHAPLFNPAMKAVAPIRRNLAVRTFFNLLGPLVNPALPKYQLLGVYNLSLFRLYNYAYQSGGTRFGVVYSMDGYDEISLTSEFKVATPEKEQVFTPEQIGFGRCRPEELSGGDTPEEAARIFDSVLDNTATAARRDCVLANAAFAIRVICPEKEVAECLDEARESLLGGKAAAAFRKFVEINS, from the coding sequence ATGAAAGATTTACTATACCGCCTTTTCGAACATCAGTACATGGATCGTTCGGAGGGACAGCAGGTTCTGGCGGGAATCGCCGCCGGGAAATACAACCCCGAGCAGGTCTCGGCGCTGATCACCGTCTTCCTCATGCGCAGCATCTCGGTCGAGGAGCTGGCCGGGTTCCGTGACACGCTGCTCGAAATGCGCCGTCCGGCGGACCTCTCGGACTACGGGCCCATCGACATCGTGGGCACGGGCGGCGACGGCAAGAACACCTTCAACATCAGCACCGCGGCGTCGTTCGTGGTGGCGGGGGCGGGTTACAACGTCGTCAAGCACGGCAACTACGGCGCCACCTCGGTGAGCGGCGCGAGCAACGTCATCGAACGCCACGGCGTGCGGTTCACCGACGATCCCGACCGCCTGCGGGCTTCGCTCGACGCCTGCCGCATCGCCTACCTCCACGCCCCGCTGTTCAACCCCGCGATGAAGGCCGTGGCCCCGATCCGCCGGAACCTCGCCGTGCGCACGTTCTTCAACCTGCTGGGGCCGCTGGTCAATCCCGCGCTGCCGAAGTATCAGCTTCTGGGGGTCTACAACCTCTCGCTTTTCCGCCTCTACAACTACGCCTACCAGTCGGGCGGCACGCGCTTCGGCGTGGTTTACAGCATGGACGGCTACGACGAAATTTCGCTCACCTCGGAATTCAAGGTCGCCACGCCCGAGAAGGAGCAGGTCTTCACCCCCGAGCAGATCGGCTTCGGCCGCTGCCGTCCCGAGGAGCTCTCGGGCGGCGACACCCCCGAGGAGGCCGCGCGCATCTTCGACTCCGTGCTGGACAACACCGCGACGGCCGCCCGGCGCGACTGCGTGCTGGCCAACGCCGCCTTCGCCATCCGGGTGATCTGTCCCGAAAAGGAGGTCGCCGAGTGCCTCGACGAGGCGCGCGAATCGCTCCTCGGCGGAAAAGCCGCGGCGGCGTTCCGGAAATTCGTGGAGATAAACAGCTGA
- a CDS encoding phosphoribosylanthranilate isomerase: protein MIVKVCGLRDPDNIRAVERLPVDLCGFIFYPRSPRCVPDDEFHAAAVRSCRRPAVGVFVDASPAEMLRTAERFGLGWLQLHGDESPEACGELRQRGFRIIKAIRVASAGDLAAARAYEDCADYLLFDTRCDGYGGSGRRFDWSVLDAYAGRVPFLLSGGIDAECAEAVRGFVHPRFAGVDLNSGFETVPAVKDAGKLGKFISKIQLS from the coding sequence ATGATCGTCAAGGTGTGCGGGTTGCGCGATCCCGACAACATCCGCGCCGTCGAACGGCTGCCGGTGGACCTCTGCGGCTTCATTTTCTATCCCCGCTCCCCGCGCTGCGTACCCGACGACGAGTTCCATGCCGCGGCCGTGCGCAGCTGCCGCAGGCCCGCGGTCGGGGTCTTCGTCGATGCTTCGCCCGCCGAGATGCTCCGCACGGCCGAACGCTTCGGCCTCGGGTGGCTCCAGCTCCACGGCGACGAGTCGCCCGAAGCGTGCGGGGAGCTTCGGCAGCGCGGCTTCCGGATCATCAAGGCGATCCGCGTCGCGTCGGCCGGCGACCTCGCGGCGGCCCGGGCCTACGAAGACTGCGCCGACTATCTGCTGTTCGACACCCGCTGCGACGGCTACGGCGGTTCGGGACGACGCTTCGACTGGTCGGTGCTCGACGCCTATGCGGGCCGCGTTCCGTTTCTGCTCAGCGGCGGAATCGACGCGGAGTGCGCCGAAGCGGTCCGGGGATTCGTCCATCCCCGTTTCGCGGGCGTGGATCTCAACAGCGGATTCGAAACGGTCCCGGCGGTGAAGGACGCCGGAAAACTCGGAAAATTCATTTCAAAAATCCAATTATCATGA
- the trpA gene encoding tryptophan synthase subunit alpha, whose product MNRINQLFASGRRDILSIYFCAGYPDPENTAEVIRALENNGVGMVEIGIPFSDPMADGPVIQHAAQQALRGGMSLRKLFAQLADIRPGVQIPLLLMGYLNPVMQYGFENFCRSCRDCGIDGCIIPDLPFDDYLADFKPVADRYGVKVVMLITPETSEERIRQIDDHTDGFIYMVSSASTTGAQSAFDERKQAYFRRIDALGLRNPRMVGFGISNRATFRAAADNAAGCIVGSRFVTLQGEIPGPEEAVRQLLEELKR is encoded by the coding sequence ATGAACAGAATCAATCAGTTATTCGCCTCCGGCAGGCGGGATATACTCTCCATCTACTTTTGCGCCGGGTATCCCGATCCGGAGAACACCGCCGAGGTGATCCGTGCGCTCGAAAACAACGGCGTGGGGATGGTCGAGATCGGCATTCCGTTCAGCGATCCGATGGCCGACGGCCCGGTCATCCAGCACGCGGCCCAGCAGGCCCTGCGGGGAGGGATGTCGCTGCGGAAACTCTTCGCCCAACTGGCGGATATTCGTCCCGGCGTGCAGATTCCGCTGCTGCTGATGGGCTATCTCAACCCCGTCATGCAATACGGATTCGAGAACTTCTGCCGCTCCTGCCGCGACTGCGGCATCGACGGCTGCATCATCCCCGACCTGCCGTTCGACGACTACCTCGCCGACTTCAAGCCCGTCGCCGACCGTTACGGTGTGAAGGTCGTCATGCTCATCACGCCCGAAACCTCCGAGGAGCGCATCCGGCAGATCGACGACCACACCGACGGATTCATCTACATGGTCTCGTCGGCCTCGACGACCGGGGCGCAAAGTGCGTTCGACGAGCGGAAGCAGGCTTATTTCCGCCGCATAGACGCGCTCGGACTGCGCAATCCGCGCATGGTGGGGTTCGGCATCAGCAACCGTGCGACTTTCCGCGCCGCGGCGGACAACGCTGCGGGCTGTATCGTCGGCAGCCGTTTCGTCACCCTGCAAGGCGAGATCCCGGGGCCGGAGGAGGCCGTCAGGCAGTTGCTGGAGGAGCTGAAACGCTGA
- the rpsT gene encoding 30S ribosomal protein S20: MANHKSSKKRIRQTAAKRAHNRLFHKTARNAVKALRATTEKSAAEALLPKVTAMLDKLAKHNIVHKNKAANLKSAMQLHVNAL; encoded by the coding sequence ATGGCAAACCATAAGTCATCGAAAAAGCGTATTCGCCAGACCGCCGCGAAGCGTGCTCACAACCGGCTGTTTCACAAGACGGCCCGCAACGCTGTGAAGGCCCTGCGCGCAACCACCGAGAAGAGCGCCGCCGAGGCTCTGCTTCCGAAGGTAACCGCCATGCTCGATAAGCTGGCCAAGCACAACATCGTGCACAAGAACAAGGCTGCGAACCTGAAAAGCGCCATGCAGCTGCACGTGAACGCGCTTTAA
- a CDS encoding ABC transporter ATP-binding protein, which produces MSIRLDHIALSYGSRTLLEDVSASFGQGELTALIGRNGTGKSTLLRALAGLGSVSAGKIELCGRPLSALTPHERATTVGFVTTDRVRIANLACEDVVALGRAPYTNWIGRMQEADRAVVERSLELVGMSGFARKTMDRMSDGECQRVMIARVLAQDTPVILLDEPTAFLDLPNRYTLATLLRRLAREERKCILFSTHDLDIALSLCDSVALIDTPSLHHLPADAMSRSGLIERLFSGENASFDPETRTIRVR; this is translated from the coding sequence ATGAGCATCCGCCTCGACCATATCGCCCTCTCCTACGGCAGCCGCACGCTGCTGGAGGATGTTTCGGCCTCGTTCGGACAGGGGGAGCTGACCGCCCTGATCGGCCGCAACGGCACGGGCAAAAGCACCCTGCTGCGGGCCCTGGCCGGGCTGGGTTCCGTCTCCGCGGGAAAGATCGAACTCTGCGGCCGCCCGCTGAGCGCGCTCACGCCCCACGAACGGGCCACCACCGTCGGATTCGTCACCACCGACCGGGTCCGCATCGCCAACCTCGCCTGCGAGGATGTCGTGGCGCTGGGGCGCGCGCCCTACACCAACTGGATCGGGCGCATGCAGGAGGCCGACCGCGCCGTCGTCGAACGCTCGCTGGAGCTGGTGGGCATGTCGGGGTTCGCCCGCAAGACGATGGACCGCATGTCCGACGGCGAATGCCAGCGGGTGATGATCGCCCGCGTGCTGGCGCAGGACACCCCCGTCATCCTGCTGGACGAACCGACCGCCTTCCTCGACCTGCCGAACCGCTACACGCTGGCGACGCTGCTCCGGCGGCTGGCCCGCGAGGAGCGGAAGTGCATCCTCTTCTCGACCCACGACCTCGACATCGCCCTTTCGCTCTGCGACTCGGTGGCGCTGATCGACACGCCGTCGCTCCACCACCTGCCGGCCGACGCCATGTCCCGCAGCGGACTGATCGAGCGGCTCTTCTCGGGCGAAAACGCCTCGTTCGACCCCGAAACGCGGACGATCCGCGTGCGCTGA
- a CDS encoding iron ABC transporter permease — translation MKRTALLFTLLTLLTATLFVADLAVGSVAVPLRDIRAALTGGACDPTVRDIIVKIRLLKAVTALFAGAALAASGLQMQTLFRNPLAGPYVLGVSSGAGLGVALFLLGAPLLGVAGHSFVQSLGIAGAAWLGAALVLGIVMAVSRRIKDIMVILILGMMLGSGIGSVVEILQYLSSEAALKSFVIWTMGSLGDVTGSRLALLLPVVTAGLVLAVAVIKPLNLLLLGENYARTMGLNIQRTRTLIFLSTVLLAGTVTAFCGPVGFIGLAVPHLARMFFASADHRILMPASMLAGAALLLVCDLVAKLLALPINTITALMGIPVVIYVVVRNRNIF, via the coding sequence ATGAAGCGCACCGCCCTTCTCTTCACGCTGCTCACGCTGCTCACCGCCACACTCTTCGTCGCCGACCTCGCCGTCGGTTCGGTCGCGGTGCCCCTGCGCGACATCCGGGCAGCCCTCACGGGAGGGGCATGCGACCCTACGGTGAGAGACATCATCGTGAAAATCCGCCTGTTGAAAGCCGTCACGGCACTTTTCGCCGGCGCGGCGCTCGCCGCCAGCGGCCTCCAGATGCAGACCCTCTTCCGCAATCCGCTGGCAGGCCCCTACGTATTGGGCGTCAGTTCGGGCGCAGGGCTCGGTGTGGCATTGTTCCTGCTCGGCGCCCCCTTGCTGGGCGTCGCCGGACACTCGTTCGTCCAGTCACTGGGCATCGCCGGCGCCGCGTGGCTGGGCGCAGCCCTCGTGCTGGGCATCGTCATGGCCGTCAGCCGCCGCATCAAGGACATCATGGTCATCCTGATCCTCGGCATGATGCTCGGCTCGGGCATCGGCTCGGTGGTCGAGATCCTGCAATACCTGTCGAGCGAGGCGGCCCTCAAATCGTTCGTCATCTGGACCATGGGATCGCTGGGCGACGTTACGGGCAGCCGGCTGGCCCTGCTGCTGCCGGTCGTCACGGCGGGACTGGTCCTGGCCGTCGCCGTCATCAAGCCGCTCAACCTGCTTCTGCTGGGCGAGAACTACGCCCGCACGATGGGGCTCAACATCCAGCGCACGCGCACGCTGATCTTCCTCTCGACGGTCCTGCTCGCCGGCACCGTCACCGCCTTCTGCGGCCCCGTGGGATTCATCGGACTGGCCGTGCCGCACCTCGCCCGCATGTTCTTCGCCTCGGCCGACCACCGCATCCTCATGCCGGCCTCGATGCTCGCCGGCGCCGCCCTGCTGCTCGTCTGCGACCTCGTCGCCAAGCTCCTCGCCCTGCCCATCAACACCATCACGGCCCTGATGGGCATCCCGGTCGTCATCTACGTCGTCGTCCGCAACCGCAATATCTTCTGA
- a CDS encoding ABC transporter substrate-binding protein, translating into MKAFPHLLLLLAAAFAIGCSGPVKHTLSDFTTEVYTPAHASGFDILGTEKDASTLITIRKPWQGAATAEQYLLVLRDDAEAPSDFEGQIVKAPVRRVVCMSSSHVAMFDAVGQVRRVAGVSGIDYISNPYVREHRLCGEVRDVGYDTNLDFELLAAMRPEIILLYGVTGENTVITGKLRELNIPYIYIGDYVEESPLGKAEWLVVAAELCDLRQAGADTLRRIARDYEALRSQPAPGGKRPKVMLNTPYRDTWFMPSSHSYMIRLIEDAGGEYVYTGNTSDASVAVDLEEAYLLANASDIWINVGACNTLAELTAQNPKFADIPVVRNRRVYNNNARQTPAGGSDFWESAVVRPDVVLRDLRTILSGGSEPTFYYKRLE; encoded by the coding sequence ATGAAAGCATTTCCACATCTCCTGCTGCTGCTCGCCGCGGCCTTTGCGATCGGCTGTTCCGGTCCTGTGAAGCACACCCTAAGCGACTTTACAACCGAGGTTTACACCCCGGCCCATGCTTCGGGATTCGACATCCTCGGCACGGAAAAAGACGCCTCGACACTCATCACGATCCGCAAACCGTGGCAGGGCGCCGCAACCGCCGAACAATACCTGCTGGTGCTGCGCGACGACGCCGAAGCCCCTTCCGATTTCGAAGGACAGATCGTCAAAGCCCCCGTGCGGCGCGTAGTCTGCATGTCGTCGAGCCATGTGGCGATGTTCGACGCCGTCGGACAGGTCCGGCGCGTCGCGGGCGTTTCGGGCATCGACTACATCTCGAATCCCTACGTCCGGGAGCACCGCCTCTGCGGCGAGGTCCGCGACGTGGGCTACGACACGAACCTCGATTTCGAACTGCTCGCGGCCATGCGTCCCGAAATCATCCTGCTCTACGGCGTGACGGGCGAGAACACCGTCATCACGGGCAAACTCCGCGAACTGAACATACCCTATATATACATCGGCGATTACGTCGAGGAGTCGCCGCTGGGCAAAGCCGAATGGCTCGTCGTCGCCGCGGAACTCTGCGACCTGCGCCAGGCCGGCGCCGACACGCTACGGCGGATCGCCCGGGATTACGAAGCCCTGCGGTCGCAGCCCGCACCGGGCGGCAAACGTCCGAAGGTGATGCTGAACACCCCCTACCGCGACACGTGGTTCATGCCGTCGTCGCACAGCTACATGATCCGCCTTATCGAGGACGCCGGCGGGGAATACGTCTATACCGGGAACACGTCGGACGCGTCGGTGGCGGTCGATCTGGAAGAGGCTTACCTGCTGGCCAATGCCTCAGACATCTGGATCAACGTCGGCGCCTGCAACACCCTCGCCGAGCTGACCGCTCAAAACCCCAAGTTCGCCGACATCCCCGTCGTCCGCAACCGCCGGGTCTACAACAACAACGCCCGTCAGACTCCGGCCGGGGGTTCCGACTTCTGGGAATCGGCCGTCGTGCGCCCCGATGTCGTGTTGCGCGACCTGCGCACGATCCTCTCCGGCGGCAGCGAGCCGACTTTCTATTACAAACGCCTCGAATAG
- a CDS encoding site-specific integrase encodes MDATISVICFKSKTLANGEHPLMLRITKDRKRTMKSLGVSVHPSNWDFDRNEPKPKCPDRKYIQQIILKVKSVYQTKLLEKAARDEDYTAETLVKEQTREQIQSETVESFYLRTVEQLKREGAVGNAYAYLNSYNVLKSFNADKPLSYTFGQIDEAFLSAFEGWMRSKGNKETTLSFQMRTLRAMFNRAIKAKIVSREKNPFNEYKISKFNTRTPKRALSKADMMKIIDADCSQGKEIEQFAHDIFVFSYLCGGISFVDIANLTPTNIVDGRLIYHRQKTHGAINVPLSEKAKAIIAKYDSHCEQAGYLFPILDERVHITPLQKKNRVHKMCSRVNVALRDVAKRLKIKATVTTYVARHSFATVLKKSGVNIGIISEALGHHSLKTTQIYLDSFENSQIDAAMQHLL; translated from the coding sequence ATGGACGCCACTATTTCAGTTATTTGTTTCAAAAGCAAAACCCTCGCCAACGGGGAGCATCCGCTCATGTTGCGCATTACGAAAGACCGTAAACGGACGATGAAGAGTTTAGGCGTGTCGGTGCATCCGTCTAACTGGGATTTCGACCGTAACGAGCCTAAACCCAAGTGTCCCGACCGCAAGTACATCCAGCAAATCATTCTGAAAGTCAAATCCGTGTATCAAACCAAGTTGCTGGAGAAAGCTGCCCGCGATGAAGACTATACGGCTGAAACGCTCGTAAAGGAACAGACCCGTGAGCAAATCCAGTCCGAGACGGTCGAGAGTTTTTATTTGCGGACGGTGGAACAACTCAAGCGGGAGGGAGCGGTTGGTAATGCTTATGCCTATCTGAACTCCTACAATGTGCTCAAATCCTTTAACGCTGACAAACCGCTGTCCTATACGTTCGGTCAGATAGACGAAGCGTTTTTGAGTGCTTTCGAGGGATGGATGCGGTCGAAAGGCAACAAGGAAACGACATTGAGTTTTCAAATGCGGACTTTACGGGCTATGTTCAACCGAGCAATTAAGGCAAAGATTGTCAGCAGGGAGAAAAACCCATTCAACGAGTACAAGATTAGCAAATTCAACACCCGTACACCGAAACGAGCGTTGAGCAAGGCAGACATGATGAAGATTATCGACGCTGATTGTTCACAGGGAAAGGAGATAGAGCAGTTTGCACACGATATTTTTGTGTTTTCGTACTTGTGCGGTGGCATATCGTTCGTGGACATTGCCAATCTGACCCCTACCAACATTGTAGACGGACGGCTGATTTACCACCGTCAGAAAACACATGGGGCAATCAATGTCCCGCTGTCAGAAAAGGCAAAGGCGATTATTGCCAAGTATGACAGCCATTGTGAACAGGCAGGTTATCTGTTTCCGATATTGGATGAACGGGTGCATATTACGCCCCTGCAAAAGAAGAACCGAGTGCATAAAATGTGCAGTAGGGTGAATGTGGCTTTGCGGGATGTTGCCAAACGGTTAAAGATTAAAGCGACCGTTACAACCTATGTCGCAAGGCATTCATTTGCCACCGTATTGAAGAAATCGGGTGTGAATATTGGTATTATATCGGAGGCATTAGGCCACCATAGTCTGAAAACCACACAGATTTACTTGGACAGTTTCGAAAACAGCCAAATCGACGCGGCTATGCAACACTTATTGTAA
- a CDS encoding ParB/Srx family N-terminal domain-containing protein: protein MKKMVISMDDANRHFAFVKGNRPVNVRTVKQKEKSMKAYGQLTPITVTDGEKVIQMGGRLMDLKGREIPNEDAGKYYAVLDGQHRLMAYQNLGLDLDDLVICEPLNAELSITEVIAQMNICTTVWKKSDYMAAPAMMLKEDNEVFDFAMFLHGKACPLSTISLWCFGKKTLQAKDLVECLNTKKLPEIFEDKTWFRASSRWFMSAQKIFKDKFLMNRYLIDFIIKQQKPDEDFEVFTAEMERKINDLTRDQADQIMNPHKTEGMAREQLIMDMLTQYLG, encoded by the coding sequence ATGAAAAAGATGGTTATTTCAATGGATGACGCCAATCGTCACTTTGCATTCGTCAAAGGCAATCGGCCTGTAAACGTCAGAACCGTGAAACAGAAAGAGAAATCCATGAAAGCCTATGGGCAGCTAACCCCTATCACGGTAACCGATGGAGAAAAGGTAATTCAGATGGGCGGTCGTCTGATGGATTTGAAAGGGAGAGAAATCCCCAACGAGGATGCAGGAAAGTATTACGCTGTATTGGACGGTCAGCACCGATTGATGGCCTATCAGAATTTGGGATTGGATTTGGATGACCTTGTAATTTGCGAACCACTCAATGCTGAATTATCCATTACAGAGGTCATAGCGCAAATGAACATCTGCACCACCGTTTGGAAAAAATCGGATTACATGGCCGCACCTGCCATGATGCTCAAAGAAGACAACGAGGTATTCGATTTCGCCATGTTCCTGCACGGCAAGGCGTGTCCCCTCTCCACGATTTCGTTGTGGTGCTTCGGCAAGAAAACCCTGCAAGCAAAAGACTTGGTGGAGTGTCTGAACACGAAGAAACTGCCTGAAATCTTTGAGGATAAAACTTGGTTTCGTGCCAGCAGCAGGTGGTTTATGTCTGCACAGAAGATATTCAAGGATAAGTTTTTAATGAACAGGTATTTGATAGATTTTATCATCAAGCAACAGAAACCCGATGAAGATTTCGAGGTGTTCACGGCGGAAATGGAACGGAAGATAAACGACCTCACGCGCGACCAAGCAGACCAGATTATGAATCCTCACAAAACAGAAGGTATGGCACGGGAGCAGTTGATTATGGATATGCTGACACAGTATCTCGGTTAA